In Fibrobacter sp., a single genomic region encodes these proteins:
- a CDS encoding lipid A biosynthesis acyltransferase, with protein MSSESQQWFEVKEVGGSLWHFRFMLWITCHLPLRVVELCTAVVCFFFWLGASPVRKRSSAYLKRLFAVRGKRMPFMATYKHVLSFALSMIEKLLGWRGAIKLNRVETQGDDLDKLVEQLDRGEGAFLICSHLGNMEMLRSLTGYGEIHTHRQFKVFPVVDFSGTSKFNALLYELNPDLMNSVLDANKMNVDSAVWMKEQIVAGNVVAIAGDRTSANSQGRNIEMDFLGDSANFPEGAFTLASILNAPIYFTFAIRKHDFDIRTPYEMHVVKATTSFDCPRKERAGKIKDLAREYVQLLEKLSLRHPYQWYNFYNFWNKT; from the coding sequence ATGAGTTCTGAGTCGCAACAGTGGTTTGAAGTGAAGGAAGTCGGGGGAAGCCTTTGGCATTTCCGGTTCATGCTGTGGATTACCTGCCACCTGCCGCTCCGCGTGGTGGAACTCTGCACGGCGGTGGTCTGCTTCTTCTTCTGGCTGGGGGCGTCTCCCGTGCGCAAGCGTTCCTCGGCGTACTTGAAGCGCCTTTTTGCGGTGCGCGGGAAGCGCATGCCCTTCATGGCGACGTACAAACATGTGCTTTCTTTCGCGCTCTCGATGATCGAGAAACTGCTCGGCTGGCGTGGTGCCATCAAGTTGAACCGGGTGGAAACGCAGGGCGACGACCTCGACAAACTGGTGGAACAGCTCGATCGCGGGGAAGGCGCATTCCTGATTTGCTCCCACCTCGGTAACATGGAGATGCTGCGTTCGCTTACGGGCTACGGCGAAATCCATACGCACAGGCAGTTCAAGGTGTTTCCGGTTGTCGATTTCTCGGGAACCTCTAAGTTCAACGCGCTGCTCTACGAGCTGAATCCGGACCTCATGAATTCCGTGCTCGACGCGAACAAGATGAACGTGGATTCCGCCGTGTGGATGAAGGAGCAGATTGTCGCGGGTAACGTGGTGGCGATTGCGGGGGACCGCACTTCCGCCAATTCGCAGGGCCGCAACATCGAGATGGATTTCCTCGGCGATTCCGCCAATTTCCCCGAAGGCGCGTTTACGCTCGCGAGCATCTTGAATGCTCCGATATATTTCACCTTCGCGATCCGCAAGCACGATTTCGATATCCGCACTCCTTACGAGATGCATGTGGTGAAGGCCACCACCTCTTTTGATTGCCCTCGGAAGGAACGTGCCGGAAAAATCAAGGATTTGGCACGCGAGTACGTGCAACTCCTCGAAAAATTGAGTCTACGCCACCCGTACCAGTGGTATAATTTCTACAATTTTTGGAATAAAACGTAA
- a CDS encoding outer membrane lipoprotein carrier protein LolA — MRRIARGIGLLALSAVLAFAGAGDAAGVYKKPLSAESKPAMLQSMKVLTESPLTVGNFKQTRTITKLNREFVSTGSFAIDRVSGILWDTQKPFPSVLWVGDNSIVQWDLSRDTKKTMSAKDNPVFAEFSKTIQSVFSGQFDELDRNFKLFFEKKAAGFDIGLVPKENAVARVIASITLTGRTELEKVTIVDGEGNTVVYEFSAQAHFKDLESVNAPFDKLALRFLKLKSAK, encoded by the coding sequence ATGAGACGTATCGCTAGAGGGATAGGCCTGCTCGCGCTTTCTGCGGTTCTCGCATTCGCGGGGGCTGGGGATGCCGCCGGTGTTTACAAGAAGCCGCTTTCGGCGGAATCGAAGCCCGCGATGCTCCAGTCGATGAAGGTCCTCACCGAAAGTCCGCTTACGGTCGGGAATTTCAAGCAGACGCGCACGATTACGAAGCTGAACCGCGAATTCGTTTCGACAGGTTCCTTTGCCATCGACCGCGTCTCGGGAATCCTCTGGGATACGCAGAAGCCGTTCCCGTCGGTGCTTTGGGTGGGCGACAATTCCATTGTCCAGTGGGATCTTTCGCGCGATACGAAGAAGACGATGTCGGCGAAGGACAATCCGGTGTTCGCGGAATTCTCGAAGACCATCCAGTCGGTATTTTCGGGACAGTTCGACGAACTGGATCGCAACTTCAAGCTCTTTTTTGAAAAGAAGGCTGCCGGTTTCGATATCGGGCTTGTCCCCAAGGAAAACGCTGTCGCTCGCGTTATAGCGTCGATTACCCTTACGGGGCGTACGGAACTTGAAAAGGTGACGATTGTCGATGGGGAAGGGAATACCGTGGTGTACGAGTTCTCTGCCCAGGCGCATTTCAAGGATCTTGAATCGGTGAACGCTCCGTTCGACAAGCTTGCTCTCCGTTTTTTGAAACTGAAATCTGCGAAATAA
- a CDS encoding thioesterase family protein, whose protein sequence is MAEKKLKETVEFKVEFYDVDSMKVAWHGNYVKYMEIARCALLTKIKYDYFAMEESGYAWPVVDMHIKYLRPMIFMQRIRAEVTLEEYEVCMKLSYKFFDAETGVLLTRAESMQMAVDMNKRESMMGCPQCFIERVRAALAEEETAA, encoded by the coding sequence ATGGCAGAAAAGAAACTCAAGGAAACGGTCGAGTTCAAGGTCGAATTCTACGATGTGGATTCGATGAAGGTGGCATGGCACGGCAACTACGTGAAGTACATGGAAATTGCCCGCTGCGCCCTCCTCACCAAGATAAAGTACGATTACTTCGCCATGGAAGAGAGCGGGTACGCCTGGCCCGTGGTCGATATGCATATAAAGTATCTTCGCCCGATGATCTTTATGCAGCGCATCCGCGCCGAGGTCACGCTCGAAGAATACGAAGTCTGCATGAAGCTTTCGTACAAGTTCTTTGACGCCGAGACGGGCGTACTTTTGACCCGTGCCGAAAGCATGCAGATGGCTGTCGACATGAACAAGCGCGAATCGATGATGGGCTGCCCGCAGTGCTTTATCGAACGCGTTCGTGCGGCGCTCGCCGAGGAAGAGACTGCGGCATGA
- the hutH gene encoding histidine ammonia-lyase gives MKTIVIGSEKLTIEQVVAIAKRQVIVELDSSSRFQKKIDAGAEFLDEALAEHGGIYGVTTGYGDSCTQVVPPDHYYDLPVNLTRFHGCGLGNYFDEETTRAIMVVRLNTLARGFSGVSYALLKIIMTFLQNDILPLIPQEGSVGASGDLTPLSYLAGAVIGERDVLYKGQRRPSKDVMAELGITPHRFRPKEAIAIMNGTAVMNAVACMAYSRAEYLSDLTCRITAMNTIAMKGNAYHFYERLFAVKPHPGLVTAAKKMRDAMNLEVEKNVIPEKIQDPYSLRCAPHVVGVFYDSAPLLRQLIEIEMNSANDNPIIDPETRNIFHGGHFYGGHICLAMDTLKNIVANLADLLDRQLATIVDIKFNRSLPPNLSGSQGEFSINHGFKAVQIGASAWTAEALHNTMPMSVFSRSTECHNQDKVSMGTIAARDCIRVIELTEQVAAAVLLASAQALRIRLERGEIFEVRLAGVKKTYDQVFEYFAPLACDRQLEPDLRKALELIREKYYAV, from the coding sequence ATGAAAACTATCGTTATTGGCTCCGAAAAGTTAACAATTGAACAGGTCGTGGCCATTGCTAAGCGCCAGGTCATCGTGGAACTGGATTCGTCTTCCAGGTTCCAGAAAAAAATCGATGCCGGTGCGGAATTCCTTGACGAAGCCCTTGCCGAACACGGCGGTATCTACGGCGTGACGACCGGTTATGGCGATTCCTGCACGCAGGTTGTACCTCCTGACCATTATTACGATTTGCCCGTTAACCTCACGCGTTTCCATGGTTGCGGTCTCGGAAACTACTTTGACGAAGAGACGACCCGCGCCATCATGGTGGTGCGCCTCAACACCCTCGCTCGTGGATTCTCCGGCGTGAGCTACGCCCTCCTCAAGATTATCATGACGTTCCTGCAGAACGACATCTTGCCGTTGATTCCGCAGGAAGGTTCCGTGGGCGCGAGCGGCGACCTGACTCCGCTCTCTTACCTCGCCGGCGCCGTAATCGGTGAACGCGACGTGCTTTACAAAGGCCAGCGCCGTCCCTCGAAGGATGTGATGGCCGAACTCGGAATCACCCCGCACCGTTTCCGCCCGAAGGAAGCGATTGCCATCATGAACGGTACCGCCGTGATGAACGCTGTTGCCTGCATGGCCTACAGCCGCGCCGAATACCTTTCCGATTTGACATGCCGCATTACGGCCATGAACACGATTGCGATGAAGGGCAACGCCTACCACTTCTACGAACGCCTGTTCGCCGTGAAGCCGCACCCGGGTCTCGTGACCGCCGCGAAGAAGATGCGCGACGCGATGAACCTCGAAGTCGAAAAGAACGTGATTCCCGAAAAGATTCAGGATCCGTATTCCCTGCGCTGCGCTCCGCACGTGGTGGGCGTGTTCTACGATTCCGCTCCGCTCCTGCGCCAGCTTATCGAAATCGAGATGAATAGCGCGAACGACAATCCGATTATCGACCCCGAAACGAGGAACATCTTCCACGGTGGGCACTTCTACGGTGGCCATATCTGCCTTGCTATGGATACCCTCAAGAACATTGTCGCTAACCTCGCTGACCTCCTGGACCGCCAGCTTGCGACGATCGTCGACATCAAGTTCAACCGCAGCCTGCCGCCTAACCTTTCGGGCAGCCAGGGCGAGTTCTCCATCAACCATGGCTTCAAGGCCGTTCAGATCGGTGCCTCGGCATGGACCGCGGAAGCGCTCCACAACACGATGCCGATGAGCGTGTTTAGCCGTTCCACCGAATGCCACAACCAGGACAAGGTGAGCATGGGTACCATCGCCGCCCGCGACTGCATCCGCGTAATCGAGCTTACCGAACAGGTGGCCGCCGCCGTGCTGCTCGCTTCGGCCCAGGCCCTCCGTATTCGCCTCGAACGCGGGGAAATTTTCGAAGTGCGCCTCGCCGGCGTCAAGAAGACGTACGACCAGGTGTTCGAATACTTCGCGCCGCTTGCCTGCGACCGCCAGCTCGAACCGGATCTCCGCAAGGCGCTCGAGCTCATCCGCGAAAAGTATTACGCTGTGTAA
- a CDS encoding glycosyltransferase family 2 protein — protein MREPKMKPEDMKFCAIVPVYRHEKASRGVAESLAAQGLSVILVDDGNAPEGHEILVQIASDVPNTTLVTREKNGGKGAAVISGLEAAFNMGFTHALQVDADGQHDMEAIPFFVKAAKKHPLDLVAAFPQYDMSVPKAREQGRKITNFWVAIETLSMSIPDSMCGFRVYPVKFVWPVAKKIRTYRMGFDIEILVRLSWAGLKMYFYPIKVKYPEDGVSNFRAFGDNVEISWTHTKLCFGMLVRLPMILGRRLFKKKK, from the coding sequence ATGCGCGAACCTAAGATGAAACCCGAAGACATGAAGTTTTGTGCCATCGTGCCGGTGTACCGCCACGAGAAGGCTTCGCGCGGGGTGGCCGAATCGCTTGCCGCACAGGGGCTCTCGGTAATCTTGGTCGATGACGGCAACGCGCCCGAGGGTCACGAGATTCTCGTGCAGATCGCAAGCGATGTCCCGAACACGACGCTCGTGACGCGCGAAAAGAACGGAGGCAAGGGAGCCGCGGTGATCAGCGGCCTCGAGGCTGCCTTCAATATGGGCTTTACCCACGCGCTCCAGGTGGATGCCGACGGGCAGCACGACATGGAGGCGATTCCGTTCTTCGTGAAGGCCGCGAAGAAGCATCCGTTGGACCTGGTCGCCGCGTTCCCGCAGTACGACATGTCCGTCCCCAAGGCTCGTGAACAGGGCCGCAAGATTACGAACTTCTGGGTCGCTATTGAGACGCTTTCCATGTCCATTCCCGATTCCATGTGCGGGTTCCGCGTGTACCCGGTGAAGTTCGTGTGGCCAGTCGCAAAGAAAATCCGCACGTACCGTATGGGATTCGATATCGAAATCCTGGTGCGCCTCTCGTGGGCCGGACTCAAGATGTATTTCTATCCGATCAAGGTGAAGTATCCCGAAGACGGCGTTTCCAACTTCAGGGCCTTCGGTGACAACGTCGAAATTTCGTGGACCCATACCAAGCTTTGCTTCGGGATGCTCGTGCGCCTGCCGATGATTCTTGGCCGCCGCCTTTTCAAGAAGAAAAAATGA